Part of the Colius striatus isolate bColStr4 chromosome 4, bColStr4.1.hap1, whole genome shotgun sequence genome, TAGATAAGCACAGATGAAATTAGAAAGTAGTTTAAATTCTCATAAGGGTATGTTCCaaagattaagaaaaaacctcaaaaaaccagaaaaagttGTTGTCTATAACGCTAGCAAGCAAAATACTTCTGCAAAGGGATGGGAcaaaggagggaggggagaactGAGGAAAGCAAGAGAGACTCTCAGATCTACCCTCTTGACCTCCACAGATAAGAATCAAGTTACATAAAGAAGgacttctgttttaaaacatgaGCTTGGAAAAACTGCACTATTCTTACTGGTAAGTCTTCCAGAGAAATACATGGTTTTAAAAACTCTTAGGAAATGTCAATTTATTTAGCATCAGaacctttacatttttttcctctcctgagtattttttcttaatttgtttGTTCGTTGGATTTTTGGCACATCCTGTTTACACTCCTTAGGACTCTCAGCCTTTTGGATAGCTCTACCAGATGCACCTTTCTTCCCAGACTGAGCTGACCTGGATAAGCAACATGCACAACAGCACAGCTGAAACTCCGCAGACGGCTGGAACGTGTAGCGAGACTTTATCTGCACAGTCCCTGAGCTCCGAGTTCTCCCTGGGTGTGTTGGTGCTGCTGGCTTTTCTCATGGTGTTGCTAGCCCTGGTCACCATCCTTGGAAATGTCCTAGTGATCTTTGCTTTCATCATGGACAGAAACCTCAGACACCGGAGTAACTATTTCTTTCTGAATCTGGCTATTTCTGACTTTGCAGTGGGTAAGTCACAACCGTAGAGATATGTTCCATTTTTGTCCTGGAGATCTTAGGAGAAGCCAAGAGGTTTCTTTTCAGAGTGGTTTCTTCTAAAAGAAGTACTTCCCAGCTGTGTGTCTAGGGGAAAGATAAGGAACAGTGGAAGCTGTATGAAGTATTTCAACAACCTGTGTCTTAGCACAGGTTATAAGGAGCAATGCTTCCTTTTTCATCTAAATACTTGTAATGTTGCTTCAggtattttaatgaaaagcaaTTGAAGGAAAGAGATTGTTTGCTCGAGTTTAGGATTTACTTTTGCTCCTCCTGTAAGATTATTCATCACATACTTCAGAACATCTGTATATGtcacaatattttcttatacagtTATCTGTGGTGCATGCAAGTAAATTAATTACTTCTCTACATAGTTGTAATAGGTAAATCACAGCTGTAGAGATATGTTCCATTTTTGTCCTAGGAATCTTAGGAgaagccatgggctgagggtcGTTTCTTCTAAGAGAACTATTTCCCAACTATGTGTCTAGGGGAAGGGTAAGGAATGGTGGAAGCTGCATGAAGTGTTTTGGcaacctacttttttttttttttcagaaagaaatgaatcCTTTGTCAGGTAAACAGGTAATGTTTAATGTTATTGCTTCAGGGAAAACAATACTACTGTGTGGAATAACAAAGAGTGGGAGTTGTTTGTGAAGAGTCTTGTCTAAAGTCTAGATAGTCAAACTGAATAGAGCATATATTATCTGGCAAATCTTGCGTATATGGTTTATATCTTGTATTTCAACCTGTTCTCAGACAATGACAGATAATTGACTGAAGTTTGCAACTAGTGATGAATAGTACTTGTAAACGTTTTGCTATACCTGTTCTATCTAGATTAACACCTGAGGACTGTATGTTTGTATAGGTAAATAAGCAGTTTCTAAGAAGTTTATACATGTATATTTATACATAGGGACACGTTTGATTTTGAAATTTGTACTGAGAAAAAGCACAATTAAGACACTAGTGTGATGTGCAATTGGAGATTCACGTATTGCAAATTTTGTGAAATGCTGAGTATCACTGGTAAAAGTCTTGGATAAATTTAAACAGCTGTGACTGAAATTTATATGCTGATTTATCACATCACAACAAaacttttttaaactgtttttattttacccTTTTTAATGACATATTTAAAAAAGATActgaaagcacagaagaaaCTATTCTTACAAGCTGCTGCCAGTTCCGTTAGGGACACAGCTGCTAATAGTCTGGTCCTTGTGATGTCCACATTTGTGCAAATAATATTTTGATCCCCTTCCCCATATGCGTGATGTCTTCTTCCATCTTATAACTGCCTTGTTTACTCCCTGCTGTCTGGCCACAGtgtgctggaaaaaaacctgccacATGGAAATGGAAACACTAAAGATACTCTTCAGTACTTTTTGCAGGACTACATACTTATTGTAAAGTAAATTTAAATTTGAAATAATAcacctttcctcctctgtgAATGTGAATACCTATAATATagctttttgtttgaaaaaggaaatgttagTTGCTCTGTAGCAGCAGTGATTCCATTTCAGTTCAGCGTTGATCTATTCACTGTGTTTCTGCATCATAGTGAACGACACAGTCAGCTCTTCAGCCTTGCCAGGCTGCATTGTGACTGTGTATGTAGTGTCATCTCCTAGAAATTCATTAAAATGAGATCATATTGGCACTTTCACAGCATCTGGATTTAACAGCTTAAATTTAGATAGCCTTGGGTGTGGATCACTCATGTATCTTCACACAGCTCGATGTGTTCCCATAGATAGTATCTTATCAGCTCACCACCAAAAAGTGGTTATGATCAAAAACTACAAGGAGGAGAAATGTTAAACTGGGTGTACTTTATTatctgtgcattttttttcagctttttgatcatatatttttaaagaccaGTCTGAAAATTGTATATCTACAAAAGTTACTTCTGGAGCACTTTCAGACACCACGCTATGCTTTTAAGGGAATAGAAGCACGGCAATTAGATAATTTGTTGTAGAAAAAGATAGTAAATTACAATGGGTGAAAAagatgggttttgtttgtttaatttcagTAGTATTTACTTTGACAGGTAAAAAAAATccgctgctccttccttcctgctttattaATGATACACAACAAACCTGATACACCTTTCAGAAAGATATTAATTATAAGAATGTTACTGGTGCTTAGTTTGTAAAAAGTGTTCATTGATTACATGAGAATACACCTTCCACATGGCAATTCAAGTCAGTATTGTGCTTTTATCATATaccacagaaatgtttttaagCTTTcaccagcactgcctgcagTGCTGACTGATGTGTGCATTTGGTTTATTTCCATAGGTGTGTTCTGTATGCCTTTGTACATCCCTTATGCCCTGACAGGGACGTGGTACTTTGGAAGAGTCTTGTGCAAGATCTGGCTAATTATGGACTATCTCCTGTGCACAGCTTCAGTGTTCAGCATCGTACTTATCAGCTACGACCGTTTCCTGTCAGTTACAAAAGCTGTAAGAAGAATATTTCTAattatatatatagagagagagattTCTACAAAACTTCAGAGTGTTCATAGCTAACACTAGAAGCTAAATAGTCAATTATGgtaccatttttttcccctggagaaGTGTTGATGCTTCAGTGTTGCATTGGGATTTGGAGATGGGACAATGCTGTGTCTATGATTTCAATGTTTTCCTCCTACCACTTGGATTAGAAACAATTTAATTACACCATAGTGGAAGAGGGACGGTTAAGGTAGGAAAGAGGCAGTAGGAGTGTGGAGAATGTGGGCTTTGGTCATTGGAAGAGTGGTAATGAAAACTAGGTTGAGTCAAGGATGTGCTTAGGCTTGGGAgaaattttaaaaggagaagAGGGTGTGGAGAGAGACTATAAAGATCAGATAAGAATCTGCATTTACCACAGGGGGTGATTGACATGTACTGCTAACAAGGAGTGTGTTGGACACTAATCCCTtgaggcaaaacaaaaagagaatgaaTCAAAATATGTGGAGAGGTAAGAAGTGTTTCTGGAGTATTGTGATTATTCTGCTCCAAAAGATATCTGAAGGAATCCAATGGTAAATATTGTCATTCACCATCCCTAAGCTCTACCTGACTTTTTGTCCAGATGCAAGACgatcaacactgttttctttgGGTAAATCCATTAGCTTGAGTAAATGGGCCATGTTATATTGAGAGTTTCTTGTTTGGGAAGTCCTGGTATAACGCCTAATCTCTTTCTCTTTGTCCCCAGTGTTGTTGGTTTTAGGGTTGTTTATCgctacttttcttttaaaatggaacACTAAAGTATAAAAATCCCtttaagaaatattaatatTGCTAAAATattaatactgaaaatattaatgaagttGCAGAACTCAGAATGTgagaaatgtaaattaaaaaggCCTCTGCAACGTGAGCTCCATATTCTTGAATACTGTTGATGGTCTTTGTTCACGTGAtaaattctgtttttctcttttaggtAATATAGGATGGAGTGAGTCCAGCAGTGTGTAACATAGGGTTGTTATGCAAATAAAAGATTTCATGCTTCCGCACAGACTTGCAGTCCACCTCTGCcactgctgaaaacaaagcttATGGTCAGGGGCCAGTTGTTTCAGACTTAGCTGTTTGTCAAGCTGTACTGAGCTTCCTGTTTTTGGCCTGCTAAATTGAGATGCTTGTGGTCTTGCAACTGGCTGAAAATTTATTATTGCAGAACTGGTGTCATGCTCTGAGCTGATAGGATGCTTTAAGAGGTAGAAGAGTCTGAATCTTTGGATAACAGATGTTTAAAACAGAATCTAAAATAACGTGTAAAACTGCTCTGTTACTCCCTAGTAGAACAGGGACAATGCCCCATGTGTCCTGTATGGCTGTGAAGATATCAGTCATTAACATTTGTATAGCAGGCAAGTGCTAAGCTAAGGAACAACATAGGAAACTGATGAGGAAGGTAGTAGTTCTGCGTCTAAGTAAAGCCTTGGATGACAAATGTTGTACAGTATGGAGTAAACAAAATTGTCCAGCTTCTCATTAACTAATCATCTcatgtatgtatatatgaaaGTATGTATTGTACATAGTTTCTGGACTATTACAACAGCAGTTTAAACTCATATTTCCTAACTTTGGATGATAggatttaaattttttttcccaaagataGGTATTTATGACTGGagagtaaaataaattaatgcaGTCTGGGTAGGCATAAAACCATCAAGATTTGCAGTAACATGATGAGCTGTTTACAAAATAAAGTGAGTGTTAAAACAGAATGTTTCAGTAAAGTAAAGGACATTAAAGCATATGTGTGGGATAGATTTTTCTGTTATGGCAAGAGAAAATAGCACTAAAAATTACATTGTCTAGTGTTTGCAGACTCACGTGACAACTTGTCCAATATAGAAGGCTTCTATTTTCGCCTGTGCAGGAAGGACGTTCCACAGCTGCTTTCACTCTCCTCTGAGCCTAGGCATTTCACGAATCTTAAACTGATTCCCTATTTCTGCCTTACTGTGGTGGTAATGAAAATAAGCCATGTCCTTTCACACTTGGAGGCCGAATGGTCATTTAGCCACCATAATTTCTGCTCCTCCCCAATCCTAAGTATTAAAACCAATCACAGATTGATGCAGTATTTTCTGAGTAAAACTAACAGAGCTTCTCAAGACATTACATAAGCAAAGATGTTCTAGATGTATGGAGAATTACTGAACAAATATTATATTTAACCTGCTGATGTTTTCgacatttttgttaaaaaatactGTCTAAATACCTGACATGTCCATTTCCCCCACAGGTATCCTACAGAGCCCAACAGGGAATCACATCCAACCCTGTGGTCAAGATGGTGGCCATCTGGGtgtttgctttcctcctctACTGCCCAGCAATCCTCTTCTGGGAGCACGTGGCCGGACACAGTGTGGTAGCCGTGGATCAGTGCTACGCTGAGTTTTTTCACAACTGGTACTTCCTCTTGTGCGCCTCCACCCTGGAGTTCTTTGTGCCGCTGCTCTCGGTGACCTACTTCAACGTGAGCATCTTCCACAGCATCCAGAGGCGCCAGCGGCACGGCAGCACGCAGGACTGTGAGCCTCCgaggagcacaggcagcctgTCCTGGAGATTTTGCTTCTTGCCAAGGCCAGGAACATCTTCTCCTCCATCAGAAGCAGAGGACAGTGTCTCTTCCTCCACAAGGTCATGGAGACCAGCAGTGATGGCTAACTGTCCACCTCCAACACAGACCAGTCATACAGCTCTCAAAAAggagttttctgtttcattccGTCCAAGGACTGGCTCAAAACTGCAGCAGGACAAGAAAATTGCAAGGTCACTGGCCATAATTGTGTGTGTTTTTGCCGTTTGCTGGGCCCCGTACACTTTACTAATGATTATTCATGGGGCCTGCCAAGGAGAGTGCATCCATAAGTCCTTGTATGAAATAACCTTTTGGCTTTTGTGGCTCAATTCCTCTTTGAACCCATTCCTTTACCCTCTCTGTCACATGAGGTTTCGAATGGCTTTCATGAAAATATTATGTCCCAGAAAGTTTGCCATCTTGAGATCAAATAACACACCTTCTTTTTagagaattaaaataaatgactGACAACTAAGGTTCCTCTCTTAATAAGTGTTATTTTATGTATCTTTAACAGTGTTCAGGCCCATTCTAAGAAGAAAGGACCATGATCAGCCATaataccaagggcctttggaaagccctaaggacagggaaggctcaattgccacttatggtcccaggcaaaacagataagaatacttggggaagaaaacagaaattaatttaatccaccaccaaccaaaaccataaaagcccaaaacatgacaaacagaaaacaacacagagtggaaCAATTGTGAAGAGcacaatcagccctttaagaccatcttctctccacctcttctcctcttcctaGGCTCAGAGCCcggatcccagtgtctttatctcctctcctcctgaatgactcaggggggcagggaatggggctttcagtcagtcttttcctcatggctcctgctgtttgtctctcctcaaggcaggcaggcaggcttCTCACTGGTCCTTCCCTGTTCCAGCACAGGATCTCTCACAGTCCAGggagccctgcacgggctgctttgatgtgcattcatcccgagggcagcagctcctctctgcctctcgtgtgggtctgctccagcacggtctgcgccatggccgcctcctcacacagtctcctgcctatCCAGGTACACTCACGTGGaactgctggtggctctcagtcctgctatGGTGGCTCTTAGTCCAGCCTAAGTTCTTGCAACAGGTTACAGAGAGGTCCCCAGTCCcatgctcctccttccttgctatttctctgactgtggggtccacatggtcccctccatcttgtaccactcctacaccttcccttcccctgcagatttcccttctcaAATAGTGATAGCAAAGGCATCAGATTAGCCCAGCTGAGCTAGAGATGGGttcacctcagagccagggcaTTTTTTGAGAAGTCCTTACTGGGACCAGAACTGCagctccctgttaccaagcaaaaagtggctccacacaaacccatggcaacagacacagagaaaaaactAATGACATCTGTTAAGAGTGCAGCAGAGCTATGTATTTGCCCTGATTTTTCTAGTTTTCAGGGccttatttttggttttgtgctaTGATGCCAGGTTAAACATCATCTAGTGCATTGAAAATAATAGTTTTGCTGAACATCCTTCTTGATTTGTGTGTTTGaggtactttttaaaatttctataGACTCTTCTTTCTATACCTATAGACTCTTCTATAGGTATCTCCATAGTTCAGGGAGATACCTGTCTGTGCATGTGTTGAGTTGTAATTTATACGCTATTTGTAAACCTAAAACGACTGAGGAAGCCGTTTTGCTACATCTTCAAAAGACTGTAGAAATGCTCACAGGAGCACAataatttagtttaaaaaattgTTATGAAGATAAGATAGTGTCCTGCAGTCATAATTCCTACAGTGAGCAACATGCAAGCGAATGAACTGTCTACGCCAGCCTATCTGTTGTTTTACTATAGTCCACACCTGGTGTTGCAGAACACAGTACACATAAACTTGTAATTCCGGATGATTTTCAGAGAATGAAAGTTTCCACAGTAGTGGAATGTTGAGACTGATCATGAAAATCGGCAGGGGCATGAGTGGTGATTACTCTTATCACTAGTACTGTCTTTTCTCCTGATGGTGGTTGCCTCTTTGGTCATGCTTAAATGATGTTTAGTGGCAGATTTGTGCGCTATTTGGTTACCTAAAAGATAGGACAGGCTTGGACACATGATCACATTCCTGTTGAATTAGCAGACCAAACAATATAAAGTTCATACTGGATTTATGACTTTGGCTGGCTGTGTGGGAATAGACAATACCCTCTTGGCTGTAAAGCTTTGCAATGGAAAAGATATTCCATCAAAACGTCTGGAACAAATTTGAACTGACAGAGTGATTTTTATACTAGAGCAGTTCTTTGTGTCCT contains:
- the LOC104551765 gene encoding histamine H3 receptor isoform X1, which encodes MHLSSQTELTWISNMHNSTAETPQTAGTCSETLSAQSLSSEFSLGVLVLLAFLMVLLALVTILGNVLVIFAFIMDRNLRHRSNYFFLNLAISDFAVGVFCMPLYIPYALTGTWYFGRVLCKIWLIMDYLLCTASVFSIVLISYDRFLSVTKAVSYRAQQGITSNPVVKMVAIWVFAFLLYCPAILFWEHVAGHSVVAVDQCYAEFFHNWYFLLCASTLEFFVPLLSVTYFNVSIFHSIQRRQRHGSTQDCEPPRSTGSLSWRFCFLPRPGTSSPPSEAEDSVSSSTRSWRPAVMANCPPPTQTSHTALKKEFSVSFRPRTGSKLQQDKKIARSLAIIVCVFAVCWAPYTLLMIIHGACQGECIHKSLYEITFWLLWLNSSLNPFLYPLCHMRFRMAFMKILCPRKFAILRSNNTPSF
- the LOC104551765 gene encoding histamine H3 receptor isoform X2, encoding MHNSTAETPQTAGTCSETLSAQSLSSEFSLGVLVLLAFLMVLLALVTILGNVLVIFAFIMDRNLRHRSNYFFLNLAISDFAVGVFCMPLYIPYALTGTWYFGRVLCKIWLIMDYLLCTASVFSIVLISYDRFLSVTKAVSYRAQQGITSNPVVKMVAIWVFAFLLYCPAILFWEHVAGHSVVAVDQCYAEFFHNWYFLLCASTLEFFVPLLSVTYFNVSIFHSIQRRQRHGSTQDCEPPRSTGSLSWRFCFLPRPGTSSPPSEAEDSVSSSTRSWRPAVMANCPPPTQTSHTALKKEFSVSFRPRTGSKLQQDKKIARSLAIIVCVFAVCWAPYTLLMIIHGACQGECIHKSLYEITFWLLWLNSSLNPFLYPLCHMRFRMAFMKILCPRKFAILRSNNTPSF